The Bordetella sp. FB-8 genome includes a window with the following:
- a CDS encoding NADH:flavin oxidoreductase/NADH oxidase, which yields MSLLFSPISLGPLALDNRIVVAPMCEYSAEQGCATDWHMIHLGHLALSGASLLIVEATAVEAIGRITPYDLGLYDDAAEAALGRVVQAIRRYSPIKLGVQIAHAGRKASSQAPWEDGQQIPVAQGGWHSVAPSALAHAPTEEEPLALDAAGLIRIRQAFVDTALRAVRLGFDLIELHSAHGYLLHQFLSPLANQRSDDYGGSLENRMRFPLQVFEAVRQAVPANVAVGMRVSATDWVEGGLDVPQVVAFAQALKERSCDFVHVSSAGVSPLQKIPLSPGYQVPFAETIKREAGMPTIAVGLITEAEHAEQILQNGQADMVALARGMLYDPRWPWHAAAKLGGSVDGPRQYWRSQPRELKTLFRNAFFGQR from the coding sequence ATGAGTCTGCTGTTTTCCCCTATATCCCTGGGTCCCCTTGCCCTGGACAACCGCATCGTCGTTGCGCCGATGTGCGAATACTCCGCCGAGCAAGGCTGCGCCACCGACTGGCACATGATCCATCTGGGACACTTGGCCTTGTCCGGCGCGAGCCTTTTGATCGTCGAGGCCACGGCCGTCGAGGCCATCGGCCGCATCACTCCTTACGATCTGGGCTTGTATGACGATGCTGCCGAAGCCGCCTTGGGCAGGGTGGTTCAGGCCATCCGCCGGTATTCGCCCATCAAGCTGGGCGTGCAGATTGCGCATGCGGGGCGCAAGGCATCAAGCCAGGCGCCCTGGGAGGACGGCCAGCAGATTCCTGTTGCCCAGGGCGGCTGGCACAGCGTGGCGCCGTCCGCATTAGCGCATGCGCCGACCGAAGAGGAACCCCTGGCCCTGGATGCGGCAGGGCTGATCCGCATCAGGCAGGCTTTCGTCGACACGGCGCTGCGTGCCGTCCGGCTTGGTTTTGACTTGATCGAACTGCACAGTGCGCACGGCTACCTGCTGCATCAATTCCTGTCGCCGTTGGCCAACCAGAGAAGCGATGACTATGGCGGTTCCCTGGAGAACCGCATGCGCTTTCCGCTGCAGGTGTTCGAGGCGGTACGCCAGGCGGTGCCGGCGAACGTGGCGGTCGGCATGCGCGTTTCGGCCACCGATTGGGTCGAGGGCGGTCTGGATGTGCCCCAAGTCGTGGCGTTTGCCCAAGCCTTGAAAGAACGCAGCTGCGACTTCGTGCATGTTTCCTCCGCCGGCGTCTCGCCCCTGCAGAAAATTCCGCTGTCGCCGGGATATCAGGTGCCGTTTGCCGAGACTATCAAACGCGAAGCGGGCATGCCCACCATTGCCGTGGGGCTCATCACCGAGGCCGAACATGCCGAGCAGATCCTGCAGAATGGCCAGGCCGACATGGTGGCCTTGGCGCGCGGCATGCTTTACGACCCGCGCTGGCCTTGGCATGCCGCCGCCAAGCTGGGAGGTTCGGTCGATGGGCCTCGCCAGTATTGGCGTAGCCAGCCGCGCGAGCTCAAGACGCTGTTCCGCAATGCGTTCTTCGGCCAGCGCTGA
- a CDS encoding RsmB/NOP family class I SAM-dependent RNA methyltransferase: protein MLGEVLQWENPADLVLSYWLRANPKLGGRDRSELAEAVYDVLRHLRRYRRMAESGVGNAERRLAILGVAATRGETALQDGLLPEEAEWLSHVLRIDPATLAAEVRYSMPDWLLERLAPMQDAHALMQALNQPASLDLRVNPLKAERDPMVATLRAIPQAARFEPGPMMYSPWGIRVLGHPSVNRWEQFANGGLEVQDEGSQLLALLVGPKRGEMIIDFCAGAGGKTLLLGALMRSTGRLYAFDVSASRLARAKPRFARSGLSNVVPVVIDSENDTRVKRLAGKAQRVLVDAPCSGVGTLRRNPDLKWRQHPSALAGLTDLQHRILKSAARCVAPGGRLVYATCSLLEEENTRQAERFLAEHPDFERLDAAALLAQRVPGLTLDGPYMQLRPDLHGTDGFFAAVFERKKAPSRNEAQTIEDGEPSIDVGAVDPD, encoded by the coding sequence GTGCTGGGCGAAGTGTTGCAATGGGAGAATCCGGCCGACCTAGTGCTGTCGTACTGGCTGCGCGCCAATCCCAAGCTGGGCGGACGCGACCGCAGCGAACTGGCCGAGGCGGTCTATGACGTGCTGCGCCATCTGCGGCGCTACCGCCGCATGGCCGAGTCGGGCGTGGGGAATGCCGAGCGCCGGCTCGCCATCCTGGGAGTGGCTGCCACACGCGGCGAGACTGCCTTGCAAGACGGTCTGCTCCCCGAGGAGGCCGAATGGCTGAGCCACGTGTTGCGCATCGACCCGGCCACACTGGCGGCCGAGGTGCGCTACAGCATGCCGGATTGGTTGCTGGAGCGCCTGGCGCCCATGCAGGATGCGCATGCGCTGATGCAGGCGCTCAATCAACCCGCGTCGCTGGATCTGCGGGTCAATCCGCTCAAGGCCGAACGCGACCCGATGGTGGCAACGCTGCGTGCGATACCCCAGGCGGCGCGTTTCGAACCTGGCCCCATGATGTATTCGCCCTGGGGCATCCGCGTGCTGGGCCACCCTTCGGTCAACCGCTGGGAACAATTCGCGAATGGTGGCCTGGAAGTGCAGGATGAAGGCAGCCAGCTACTGGCATTGCTGGTCGGCCCCAAGCGGGGCGAGATGATCATCGATTTTTGCGCTGGCGCAGGCGGCAAGACCCTGTTGCTGGGCGCGCTGATGCGTTCTACCGGCCGGTTGTATGCCTTTGATGTGTCGGCGAGCCGGCTGGCGCGTGCCAAGCCGCGCTTTGCCCGCAGCGGCCTGTCCAATGTCGTGCCGGTCGTCATCGACAGCGAGAACGATACGCGGGTCAAGCGCCTGGCCGGCAAGGCCCAGCGCGTGCTGGTCGACGCGCCTTGCAGCGGTGTCGGCACGCTGCGCCGCAATCCCGATTTGAAATGGCGCCAGCATCCGTCGGCCCTGGCCGGACTGACCGATCTGCAGCACCGCATCCTCAAAAGCGCCGCGCGCTGCGTAGCTCCCGGCGGGAGGCTGGTCTATGCCACCTGCAGTCTGCTTGAAGAGGAAAACACCCGCCAGGCCGAACGCTTCCTGGCTGAACACCCGGACTTCGAACGCCTGGATGCGGCGGCTTTGCTGGCCCAGCGCGTGCCGGGCCTGACGCTCGATGGCCCCTATATGCAGTTGCGACCGGATCTGCATGGTACGGACGGTTTTTTCGCCGCTGTGTTCGAACGCAAGAAAGCCCCCTCCCGGAACGAAGCGCAGACCATCGAGGATGGCGAGCCGTCTATTGATGTGGGGGCGGTGGACCCGGATTGA
- the lspA gene encoding signal peptidase II, which yields MNTAPTGTNRSSWTRWLVLAALVIVLDQASKLTMDHLLAYGERVKVLPVFDLILVYNHGAAFSFLASETGWQRWLFTLLGLAAALLIVWLLRRQARPAAAGRTLLSFALALILGGALGNVIDRIAYGHVIDFLLFHWRDWYYPAFNLADTAITCGAVLLIVDELLRGRAKR from the coding sequence ATGAACACCGCGCCGACGGGCACGAACCGCTCAAGCTGGACGCGCTGGCTGGTGCTGGCAGCGCTGGTCATTGTCCTGGACCAGGCCAGCAAGCTGACCATGGACCACCTCTTGGCCTATGGCGAGCGTGTGAAGGTGTTGCCAGTGTTCGACCTGATCCTGGTCTACAACCACGGTGCGGCCTTCAGCTTCCTGGCTTCGGAAACGGGATGGCAACGCTGGCTGTTCACGCTGTTGGGCCTGGCCGCCGCGCTCCTGATCGTCTGGCTGCTGCGCCGGCAGGCCCGCCCTGCGGCGGCAGGCCGCACGCTATTGAGTTTTGCCTTGGCCTTGATCCTAGGCGGCGCGCTGGGCAATGTGATCGATCGCATTGCCTACGGCCACGTCATTGACTTCCTGCTTTTCCACTGGCGCGACTGGTACTATCCTGCCTTCAATCTGGCCGATACTGCCATCACCTGCGGCGCCGTGCTGCTGATCGTCGACGAGCTGCTCCGCGGCCGCGCCAAGCGCTAG
- the coaBC gene encoding bifunctional phosphopantothenoylcysteine decarboxylase/phosphopantothenate--cysteine ligase CoaBC translates to MDLINKRIVLGVTGGIACYKIAELVRRLTEQGATVDVVMTEAATHFITPVTMQALSGRPVFLDAWDPRVPNNMAHIDLTRGADVVLIAPASADFMAKLAHGEASDLLSTLCLARACPLLAAPAMNREMWANPATQRNVTQLRADGIALLGPDSGSQACGEVGDGRMLEAHQLLSEVIAFFQPKVLAGKHVLMTAGPTAEPIDPVRVLSNRSSGKTGYALARAAQEAGARVTLISGPTALPAPYGVMRVSVTTARQMHAAVMAEAASADIFIAVAAVADWYVKNASTQKIKKTRGGPPQLEFEANPDILADVAGLARGPWCVGFAAETENLAEHAEDKRRRKNLPLLVGNLAQNVMDADATELALFDDRGMHSLPAATKLDAARRLVAEIAARLPKP, encoded by the coding sequence ATGGATCTCATCAACAAGCGCATTGTCCTGGGCGTGACCGGCGGCATCGCCTGCTACAAGATCGCCGAACTCGTGCGCCGCCTGACCGAGCAAGGTGCCACGGTCGACGTGGTCATGACCGAGGCCGCCACCCACTTCATTACCCCGGTCACCATGCAGGCCCTGTCCGGCCGGCCGGTCTTTCTCGACGCCTGGGATCCCCGTGTGCCCAACAACATGGCGCACATCGACCTGACCCGCGGGGCCGACGTGGTGCTGATTGCCCCGGCCAGCGCCGATTTCATGGCCAAGCTGGCCCACGGCGAAGCGTCGGACCTGCTCTCCACCCTGTGCCTGGCGCGCGCCTGCCCGCTGCTGGCAGCCCCCGCCATGAACCGCGAGATGTGGGCCAATCCGGCTACGCAACGCAACGTGACGCAATTGCGCGCCGACGGCATTGCCCTACTCGGCCCGGACTCGGGTAGCCAGGCCTGCGGCGAAGTCGGCGATGGCCGCATGCTCGAAGCGCACCAGCTACTTTCAGAGGTCATCGCATTCTTCCAGCCCAAAGTACTGGCCGGCAAGCATGTGCTGATGACAGCCGGCCCCACGGCCGAGCCCATAGACCCGGTGCGGGTACTGAGCAACCGGTCTTCAGGCAAGACGGGCTACGCCCTGGCTCGCGCCGCGCAGGAGGCCGGCGCCCGTGTGACGCTGATAAGCGGCCCCACGGCCCTGCCGGCGCCTTACGGGGTCATGCGGGTATCGGTGACGACAGCGCGGCAGATGCACGCGGCCGTCATGGCCGAGGCCGCCAGCGCCGACATTTTTATCGCGGTGGCCGCCGTGGCAGACTGGTACGTGAAGAACGCCAGCACCCAGAAGATCAAGAAGACCAGGGGTGGCCCCCCTCAACTGGAGTTCGAAGCCAACCCCGACATCCTGGCCGATGTAGCTGGACTGGCGCGCGGACCTTGGTGTGTGGGCTTTGCCGCCGAAACCGAAAACCTCGCCGAGCACGCCGAGGACAAGCGCCGCCGCAAGAACCTACCATTACTGGTAGGTAATCTGGCACAGAACGTCATGGACGCCGACGCCACTGAATTGGCGTTATTCGACGACCGGGGCATGCATTCTCTGCCAGCAGCAACCAAGCTGGACGCGGCGCGCAGGCTCGTCGCCGAAATCGCAGCGCGTCTGCCCAAACCTTGA
- the dut gene encoding dUTP diphosphatase produces MKSVDVKILDSRMRDALPGYATPGSAGLDLRACLDEPIEIVPGATILVPTGLAIHIADPGYAALILPRSGLGHKHGIVLGNLVGLIDADYQGQLLVSTWNRGSTSFTLNPMERLAQLVVVPIEQVRWNVVEEFGESERGAGGFGSTGRG; encoded by the coding sequence ATGAAATCCGTAGACGTCAAAATCCTTGATTCCCGCATGCGCGACGCCCTTCCCGGCTACGCCACGCCTGGTTCTGCCGGACTGGATCTGCGCGCGTGCCTGGACGAGCCCATCGAAATCGTCCCGGGGGCCACGATACTGGTGCCCACCGGCCTGGCCATCCACATCGCCGATCCGGGCTACGCGGCTTTGATCCTGCCGCGCTCGGGCCTGGGCCACAAGCACGGCATCGTGCTGGGCAATCTGGTCGGGCTGATCGACGCCGACTACCAAGGCCAGCTCCTGGTCTCGACCTGGAACCGCGGCAGCACATCCTTCACGCTCAACCCGATGGAGCGCCTGGCCCAGCTCGTGGTCGTGCCTATCGAGCAGGTGCGCTGGAACGTGGTCGAGGAATTCGGCGAATCCGAGCGCGGCGCGGGCGGCTTCGGTAGCACGGGCAGGGGCTGA
- the ileS gene encoding isoleucine--tRNA ligase, whose translation MSDYKTTLNLPDTSFPMRGDLAKREPAWVAEWEEKRIYAAVRAASAGRPRFVLHDGPPYANGDLHLGHAVNKILKDIVVKTHNMAGYDAHYVPGWDCHGMPIEIQIEKKYGKNLPTAEMQSKARAYAYEQIERQRKDFKRLGVLGDWDHPYLTMNFSNEANEIRVLGRIMEKGYVFRGLKPVNWCFDCGSALAEAEVEYADRVDPTVDVAFPFADKKALASAFGLPSIEDGAVVIWTTTPWTIPANQALNLHPEFDYALVRVSPAPAHGPLLLLAAERVQACLQNWKLQGEVIATAKGEALSGIKMHHPLAKVDAGYDRLSPIYLGDYVTLDTGTGIVHSSPAYGIEDFVSCKAHGLKDDDIIGPVMGDGRYTSALPLFGGLTIWEANPKIIEMLREAGSLMHTAPITHSYMHCWRHKTPIIYRATSQWFAGMDVEPKDGGPTLRESALRAIDETAFYPGWGRARLHNMIANRPDWTLSRQRQWGTPMAFFLHKETGELHPRTPELLEQVALRVEQHGIEAWQTLDPRELLGDEADQYEKNKDTLDVWFDSGSTHATVLGGKDHDLNGSHAEGLAWPADIYLEGSDQHRGWFHSSLLTGCMLYGRAPYKALLTHGFTVDGQGRKMSKSVGNTVAPQKISDTLGAEILRLWVASTDYSGELAISDEILKRVVEAYRRIRNTLRFLLANLADFDAAQAVPYEELFEIDRYALHMTAQMQTEVTRHYKTYDFHPAVSRLQTFCSEDLGAFYLDILKDRLYTTAAASHARRSAQTALLAVTQTLLKVMAPILSFTAEEAWKILLGSALRNQADDAARTTIFTQVYHTLPAYDDAQALSAKWSRLRAIRGEVLRKLEEVRTAGSIGSSLQAEVDIKASAQDRAWLASLAGDLRFVLITSRATVHESTGELDITITPTTHEKCERCWHWRADVGADAAHPDLCGRCLANLFGAGEPREFA comes from the coding sequence ATGTCTGACTACAAAACCACCCTCAATCTGCCCGATACCTCCTTCCCCATGCGCGGTGACCTCGCCAAGCGCGAGCCAGCCTGGGTGGCCGAATGGGAAGAAAAGCGCATTTACGCCGCCGTCCGCGCCGCCAGCGCCGGCCGCCCGCGCTTCGTGCTGCATGACGGTCCTCCCTATGCCAACGGCGACTTGCACCTGGGTCATGCGGTCAACAAGATCCTCAAAGACATCGTCGTCAAGACCCACAATATGGCTGGGTACGATGCGCACTACGTGCCCGGATGGGACTGCCACGGCATGCCCATCGAAATCCAGATCGAGAAAAAGTACGGCAAGAACCTGCCGACAGCCGAAATGCAGTCCAAAGCGCGCGCTTACGCCTACGAGCAGATCGAACGCCAGCGCAAGGACTTCAAGCGCCTGGGCGTGCTGGGCGATTGGGACCACCCCTATCTCACGATGAACTTCAGCAATGAAGCCAACGAGATCCGCGTGCTCGGCCGCATCATGGAAAAGGGCTACGTGTTTCGCGGCCTCAAGCCCGTGAACTGGTGCTTTGACTGTGGTTCGGCCCTGGCTGAAGCAGAGGTCGAATACGCCGACCGCGTCGATCCCACCGTCGACGTAGCCTTCCCCTTCGCGGACAAGAAAGCGCTGGCGTCCGCCTTCGGCCTGCCCTCCATCGAGGATGGCGCCGTCGTCATCTGGACCACCACGCCCTGGACCATCCCCGCCAACCAGGCGCTCAACCTGCATCCCGAATTCGACTACGCGCTGGTACGGGTCTCGCCCGCGCCGGCCCACGGCCCGCTGCTGCTCCTGGCCGCCGAGCGCGTACAAGCCTGCCTGCAGAACTGGAAGCTGCAGGGCGAGGTGATCGCCACAGCCAAGGGCGAAGCGCTGTCCGGCATCAAAATGCACCACCCGCTGGCCAAGGTGGACGCGGGCTACGACCGCCTCTCGCCGATCTATCTGGGCGACTATGTCACGCTCGACACCGGCACCGGCATCGTGCACTCGTCGCCCGCCTACGGCATCGAAGACTTCGTCTCGTGCAAGGCGCACGGCCTGAAGGACGACGACATCATCGGCCCCGTCATGGGCGATGGCCGCTACACCAGCGCCCTGCCGCTGTTCGGCGGGCTGACGATCTGGGAAGCCAATCCCAAAATCATTGAAATGCTGCGCGAAGCCGGCTCGCTGATGCACACCGCGCCGATCACGCACAGCTATATGCATTGCTGGCGCCACAAGACGCCTATCATCTACCGCGCCACCAGTCAGTGGTTCGCCGGCATGGACGTCGAACCCAAGGACGGCGGTCCCACGCTGCGCGAAAGCGCGCTCAGGGCCATAGATGAGACCGCCTTCTACCCCGGCTGGGGTCGCGCGCGCCTGCACAATATGATCGCCAATCGCCCCGACTGGACGCTGTCGCGCCAGCGTCAATGGGGCACGCCCATGGCCTTCTTCTTGCACAAGGAGACCGGCGAACTGCACCCGCGCACGCCGGAGCTGCTCGAGCAGGTTGCGCTGCGGGTCGAACAGCACGGCATCGAAGCCTGGCAGACGCTCGATCCGCGCGAACTACTGGGCGATGAGGCCGATCAGTACGAAAAGAACAAGGACACGCTGGACGTGTGGTTCGATTCCGGTTCGACCCATGCCACCGTGCTGGGCGGCAAGGACCACGATCTCAACGGCTCGCACGCCGAAGGCCTGGCCTGGCCCGCCGACATTTACCTGGAAGGATCGGACCAGCACCGCGGCTGGTTCCATTCGTCGCTGCTCACCGGCTGCATGCTATACGGCCGCGCGCCCTATAAAGCCCTGCTGACCCACGGCTTTACCGTCGACGGCCAAGGCCGCAAGATGAGCAAGTCGGTGGGCAACACCGTCGCACCGCAGAAAATCTCCGACACGCTGGGCGCCGAGATCCTGCGCCTGTGGGTGGCATCCACCGACTATTCGGGGGAGCTGGCCATCTCCGATGAGATCCTCAAGCGCGTGGTCGAGGCCTATCGCCGCATCCGCAACACGCTGCGATTCCTGCTGGCCAACCTGGCCGACTTCGATGCTGCCCAGGCCGTGCCGTACGAAGAGCTGTTCGAGATCGACCGCTACGCCCTGCACATGACCGCGCAGATGCAGACCGAGGTCACCAGGCACTACAAGACCTACGACTTCCACCCGGCCGTCTCGCGCCTGCAGACTTTCTGCTCGGAAGACCTAGGCGCCTTCTACCTGGACATCCTCAAAGACCGTCTCTACACCACAGCAGCCGCAAGCCACGCGCGCCGTTCGGCACAAACCGCGCTGCTCGCCGTCACGCAGACCCTACTCAAGGTAATGGCGCCCATCCTGTCGTTCACGGCCGAGGAAGCCTGGAAAATCCTGCTGGGTTCGGCGCTCAGGAACCAAGCCGACGACGCGGCGCGCACCACCATATTTACCCAGGTCTACCACACCTTGCCCGCCTACGACGACGCGCAAGCTCTTTCGGCCAAATGGTCGCGCCTACGCGCGATCCGCGGCGAAGTGCTACGCAAACTCGAGGAAGTTCGCACCGCCGGCAGCATCGGTTCGTCCCTACAGGCTGAAGTTGATATCAAGGCCAGCGCGCAAGACCGCGCCTGGCTCGCCAGCCTGGCCGGCGACCTGCGCTTCGTGCTCATCACCTCGCGCGCCACCGTGCACGAAAGCACGGGCGAACTCGATATCACGATCACGCCCACCACGCACGAGAAATGCGAGCGCTGCTGGCACTGGCGCGCCGACGTGGGCGCCGATGCCGCCCACCCCGATCTGTGCGGCCGCTGCCTGGCCAATCTGTTCGGCGCGGGCGAGCCGCGCGAATTCGCCTGA
- a CDS encoding fatty acid desaturase, with the protein MDLISSFLVGGLTQAHWWQVVIYTLVMTHITIVAVTVFLHRSQAHRGLDLHPAVMHFFRLWLWMTTGMVTKEWVAIHRKHHAKCEKEGDPHSPMLFGIWKVLFRGADLYRVEAANQETVAKFGHGTPSDWIENNLYAKHSLMGVLIMLAIDIALFGAIGLTVWAVQMAWIPFWAAGVVNGIGHYWGYRNFNSPDTSTNVFPWGFIIGGEELHNNHHAHGTSAKFSTKWFEIDVGWGYISVLRVLGLAKIKKVAPKLKLDPGTRAIDLRTLQGVITHRYEVMARYADIVRQAAREELSKLQSRSDRVRLRRSLIRNEEVLQPEQIAEVDSAIAQHPMLSTLVQMRRELGRLWESSSASSEQLLADLQAWCQRAQKSGISGLEQFAIRLRRYAA; encoded by the coding sequence ATGGATCTCATTTCTTCTTTCCTGGTGGGCGGACTGACTCAGGCGCATTGGTGGCAAGTCGTCATCTATACGCTGGTAATGACCCACATCACCATCGTTGCCGTCACGGTCTTCCTGCATCGCAGCCAGGCGCACCGGGGGCTGGACTTGCACCCGGCCGTGATGCATTTCTTCAGGCTCTGGCTGTGGATGACCACCGGCATGGTCACCAAGGAATGGGTAGCCATTCACCGCAAGCACCATGCCAAGTGTGAAAAAGAAGGCGATCCGCATTCGCCCATGTTGTTCGGCATCTGGAAAGTGCTGTTTCGCGGTGCCGATCTGTATCGCGTCGAGGCCGCCAACCAGGAAACCGTTGCCAAGTTCGGCCACGGCACGCCCAGCGACTGGATCGAGAACAATCTCTACGCCAAGCACAGCCTGATGGGCGTGCTCATCATGCTGGCCATCGACATCGCCTTGTTCGGCGCCATCGGTCTTACCGTGTGGGCCGTGCAGATGGCCTGGATTCCCTTCTGGGCTGCTGGCGTGGTCAACGGCATAGGTCATTACTGGGGCTATCGCAATTTCAACAGCCCGGACACCAGCACCAACGTGTTTCCGTGGGGCTTCATCATCGGCGGCGAGGAACTGCACAACAATCACCACGCGCATGGCACTTCGGCCAAGTTCTCGACCAAGTGGTTCGAGATCGATGTGGGTTGGGGCTACATCAGCGTGCTGCGCGTTTTGGGCCTGGCCAAGATCAAGAAAGTCGCGCCAAAGCTCAAATTGGATCCTGGTACCCGCGCTATCGATCTGCGCACGTTGCAAGGCGTGATCACCCACCGCTACGAAGTTATGGCCCGCTACGCCGATATCGTTCGCCAGGCTGCCCGCGAAGAGCTATCCAAGCTCCAGAGCCGCTCGGACCGCGTCCGCCTGCGCCGCTCCCTGATCCGCAACGAAGAAGTGCTGCAGCCCGAGCAGATCGCCGAGGTCGACAGCGCCATCGCCCAGCATCCCATGCTCTCCACCCTGGTTCAGATGCGCCGTGAGCTGGGTCGTCTCTGGGAGAGTTCCAGTGCCAGCAGCGAACAATTGTTGGCCGATCTGCAGGCCTGGTGCCAGCGCGCCCAGAAGAGCGGTATTTCCGGGCTGGAGCAGTTCGCCATTCGCCTGCGCCGTTACGCGGCATAA
- the purN gene encoding phosphoribosylglycinamide formyltransferase: MQALVRACRGESWPAEVVAVISSRPDAAGLDWARGQGIPAQGLSHKDYPSREAFDQALAAQIDRYRPDYVLLAGFMRVLTAGFVSRYAGRLVNIHPSLLPVFPGLHTHAQALATGVRVHGCTVHFVTPVLDHGPIIAQGCVPVLAGDTPETLAERVLCAEHTAYPAAARWLAEGRVALTADQRVEVAGDPQRLFMLEIQ, encoded by the coding sequence ATGCAGGCGCTGGTCCGGGCCTGCCGCGGCGAGTCCTGGCCGGCTGAAGTCGTCGCCGTGATCTCAAGCCGTCCCGACGCAGCGGGCCTGGACTGGGCGCGCGGGCAGGGCATCCCCGCCCAAGGCCTGAGCCACAAGGACTACCCCAGCCGCGAGGCTTTCGACCAGGCGTTGGCGGCTCAGATCGACCGCTACCGGCCCGACTATGTATTGCTGGCCGGTTTCATGCGTGTGCTCACCGCCGGTTTCGTGAGCCGCTATGCCGGCCGCCTGGTCAATATCCATCCCTCCCTTCTGCCGGTCTTTCCTGGCCTGCATACGCATGCCCAGGCGCTGGCCACCGGAGTGCGCGTGCATGGCTGTACCGTGCATTTCGTCACGCCGGTGCTCGATCACGGACCCATCATCGCCCAGGGCTGCGTGCCGGTGCTGGCCGGCGATACGCCCGAGACGCTGGCCGAGCGCGTGCTGTGCGCCGAGCACACCGCTTACCCGGCTGCAGCCCGTTGGCTGGCCGAGGGCCGCGTCGCGTTGACTGCGGATCAGCGGGTCGAGGTCGCGGGCGACCCGCAACGCCTTTTCATGTTGGAAATACAATGA
- a CDS encoding bifunctional riboflavin kinase/FAD synthetase, which produces MKPMPRIFRCTASSAPRAPCALTIGNFDGVHRGHQAILACVSQQAQARGLVPAVMTFEPHPREYFAAIYQRPELAPTRISGLRDKLSALFQAGSEETFLQRFDARLAAMSANSFIEDLLVRDLNVRWLLVGEDFRFGHKRSGDIELLREAGLVHGFEVRTLADVADAHGHRISSSEVRTALAVGDLPRAQDLLGHPYRLSGHVVHGQKLGRTLGYPTLNLRVAPRCAARSGIYVVRVLGLDGKPLPGVASLGVRPTVEDGGRVLLEVHVLDGKPDAYGKLVQIEFLRHLRDEEKFPDLPALTAAIAEDARNARAYFAVHV; this is translated from the coding sequence GTGAAACCCATGCCGCGCATCTTCCGCTGTACCGCCTCGTCCGCCCCGCGCGCCCCGTGCGCCCTGACCATCGGCAATTTCGATGGCGTGCACCGCGGCCATCAGGCCATACTGGCCTGCGTGAGCCAGCAGGCCCAGGCCCGCGGCCTGGTGCCGGCGGTCATGACCTTCGAACCGCATCCGCGCGAGTATTTCGCCGCTATTTACCAACGTCCGGAGCTCGCTCCCACCCGCATCTCGGGCCTGCGCGACAAGCTCTCGGCCCTGTTCCAGGCCGGCAGCGAGGAAACCTTCCTGCAGCGCTTCGACGCGCGCCTGGCCGCCATGTCGGCCAACAGTTTCATTGAAGATCTGCTGGTGCGCGATCTGAACGTGCGCTGGTTGCTGGTCGGCGAGGACTTTCGCTTTGGCCACAAGCGCAGCGGCGACATTGAACTGCTGCGCGAGGCGGGCTTGGTTCACGGATTCGAGGTCCGCACCCTGGCCGACGTGGCAGACGCCCACGGCCACCGCATTTCCAGCTCCGAGGTCCGCACCGCGCTGGCCGTGGGTGACCTACCGCGAGCGCAGGACCTGCTGGGCCACCCTTATCGCCTGAGCGGCCACGTCGTCCATGGCCAGAAACTGGGCCGCACGCTGGGCTATCCCACCCTGAACCTGCGCGTAGCGCCGCGCTGCGCAGCGCGCTCAGGCATTTATGTGGTGCGCGTGCTGGGCCTGGATGGCAAGCCGCTGCCGGGGGTGGCCAGCCTGGGCGTGCGCCCGACCGTCGAGGACGGCGGCCGGGTCCTGCTCGAAGTGCATGTGCTCGATGGCAAGCCTGACGCATACGGTAAACTCGTGCAGATTGAATTCCTGCGCCATTTGCGGGACGAAGAAAAATTCCCTGATCTCCCTGCGCTGACCGCCGCCATTGCCGAAGATGCGCGCAATGCGCGTGCCTATTTTGCTGTCCATGTCTGA